A portion of the Deinococcota bacterium genome contains these proteins:
- a CDS encoding alginate O-acetyltransferase AlgF codes for MGLLALLSLAAAQGNLYGPGTPDNASYIRVVHAAADAPEATALIGGGLSGESLAYGEVSDYALVLSGETPVVVEVGDEALELTVEVAPLSFYTVALVGSTESPELRLIEDEVSDNLARTLLALYNFTEATLALRTADGETEIVAGVGPIAADGVMVNPVTVSLGVFEGEELRYTLTEVRLEAGEAYSVVVFGPPEEGAVSLVRAAGGD; via the coding sequence GTGGGTCTCTTGGCGCTGCTGTCACTGGCGGCAGCGCAGGGCAATCTCTACGGTCCCGGCACCCCCGACAACGCCTCGTATATCCGCGTCGTCCACGCCGCCGCGGACGCGCCCGAGGCGACCGCCCTCATCGGCGGCGGCTTGAGCGGCGAAAGCCTCGCCTACGGCGAGGTGAGCGACTACGCTCTCGTCCTCAGCGGCGAGACGCCCGTAGTCGTCGAGGTTGGCGACGAGGCGCTCGAGCTCACCGTAGAGGTCGCGCCGCTGTCGTTTTACACCGTGGCGCTGGTCGGCAGCACGGAGAGCCCGGAACTTCGTCTCATCGAGGACGAGGTCAGCGACAACCTGGCCCGCACCCTCTTGGCGCTCTACAACTTCACCGAGGCGACGCTCGCTCTCAGGACCGCCGACGGCGAGACGGAGATCGTCGCCGGCGTGGGCCCCATAGCGGCGGACGGCGTCATGGTCAACCCCGTGACCGTGAGCCTGGGCGTGTTCGAAGGCGAAGAGCTACGCTACACCCTTACGGAGGTGAGGCTCGAGGCGGGCGAGGCCTACAGCGTGGTCGTCTTCGGGCCGCCTGAAGAGGGCGCCGTCAGCCTGGTGCGGGCCGCCGGCGGTGACTGA